ATCAGAAAAACCAGACGCCTTTCAATCGTTCCATGGCAAACCTCTCGCGCTACCCCAAGGGCCCGATTAATAAGCTCAATAACCCATATAACAACAAATCGCCTTATTATCCACACTATAAGCATTACGATCCACTTGATACAAGTCCTCGCGCTAATATGCTTGGCCTGAAACTGGAAGGCGATGGTAGCAATTCGTCTCTAAAAATATATGAGCCTACTCCCCGCCAACTGCCAAGTGCTGGAGCTCTTCCGGTTTTCATGAACACCTGGGATCATCTAACTGACTCCAAGTCTACCAGTCAGGCGAGTGAGGCCGAGCAGGGCGCTGGCTCTCGATTATCGCCGGATTCATTGTCCCCTTGGAACCGTCCGAGCCACTTTTTCAAACCACCAAGTATTACCATAACCTCGGTAGATACGGATACGGAGACCGATGGCACTTCAGTCTCCAGTGACTCGCTCATAAGCCCCTCCTTGGCACTCTCATATCCTCAACACGACAGAAGTTCGTCTAGACTCGCTGAAATCACCAATGAACAAGCCGATGATATTGTTGGACCGTCATCTGAGAACGTAGCTCTCGATTGGGTTCACCATACCACAGCTACTGAATCTGTACGTGTGTCATCGTTAGTATCCCTCGAGGAGGCCGGTAATGAAGCGTAGACAGTGAATGAGTGAGCCGATCCATGTATAGCACCTCTTGTAGTGCTCAATATTGACATCGTACTATTTGGTAGGCTCCTAAAATAGGTAGACCCAGGTTTCAATGAGTCTATCAGAGGTTCTGTATTGTGGACGAATGAAATTTGAGGGTTCCTTGCGATTGGGTTGGCCAACCCGTATAATATAGGGAAAAATTGTAATGTTGTATAACAAGGGTGTATATTATCGGTTTGAAGCACACATTAAACATTTATTTAGGGTCACGAACGTAGGATGACCTATTGACCAATGCCGAACTCCAGATCTTCTCACAGACGCTCAAGGTATGTGCAACTTGTTTGAAGGGTAAATCATTTACAGCGTTTACACCAGCAAAACCGAGTCGGCATGCATATGGCAGTCCTTCGGCGTGCATTAAAGCAGTAACTCATGAAATAGAGTGCTGGCTTCATCAAGTCTAGTTTCATCGCATTAATAATATAGTGGGTTCGGGGTCGAACCGCGATCGGCGCTTATGCGTTGCAGACTAAAGGGATGAAGACAATATTAATCCATTGTCTTAAATTTGTTGCGTTCGCCAGGTTGATGCTAAGTCACACCGGAACAATGATGATGATCGCGCAAACCTAAGAACTTCTGTTTAGAGCTCTAATACCAGTGAGGTTGATTCGTCAGTACCGAGGTGAATTCGTATGCAATATGCGTTCTAATTAGCTAATTAGAACGCATATCACTTCAAAACACACATAAttatcctctgcccgctcATCCTCGTCggccacgagacccagaccggtgagggttggggaacccccgcggctgcgaagcagcgagggtggaccggggcgcccgaccgcgagtctggctcgtgggtgggcggcccaaaccagctctcgtgACCTACGGGATGGTGGGTAGGATAAAAATGACGCGCAAATGCGTGCCGCGGCACTCGGTTTGTACGAGGCCAGACGGCGGAGGaggtcggacgcaagtcgacacggcATAAAGCGGTCCTCACGTgagtgagcggtttgccgtgttcgcatgtagctctttaaatatgattttttttaaaaaaaaaaggtcCCACGTGACTCGTTGCATACTCCGGCTAAGTCGCTATTCTGCGACTCCGCTGGCTTCGTCGCAAAATGTCCAGTTGATCATGGATTAGAGTAACTCCAGGCCACTCAGGACTGTGACCGTCAGATTTTTGCAAGGCTGACCAAGTTTGTGGCTCAAACTCAATTTGCCTAGTTAATTTTACATTTATTTGGTTGGAATGTGTTCCTTAGAGGAATCTGGCGGACTAATCTAGTAATTATGAAGGAGCTCTCTATGAGGCTCGATGAGCCATACGCACTATCAGCGCTCTTCAAGTTCGTACGCATACTTTCTAGGCCCTCTCGCCGGGGGGGGCGGGGCGGGGCAGGGcggggggaggggaggggaGTTATACAGCACCCACGAGCGCCTCTGAGCTGAAAGACCCTTGATGAGCCACAGGTTTTTCAATCTTTGCCTCGGCGGAAAGCACTCCCCGAGCGAGGGAAGCGAACTTTCTGGTATCCGACCTAGGCCTCTGGGATCAGGCTATGTGCGTGGGGATTTAAGGGTTTGGGGCTGCGTTGTGGACATGAAAATCTGACCACTTTTACGTATGAAATGATACAAAAGTTTCAATGTGAGTGGGTTTAACTTAATTAGATAAACCCAACTATCCTGGGAGGCAAAGCGATTACTACGATAATCAGTAATGGATCGCAGACAGGTTTTTGGCTAATTTGTATATTCTGGTGTGCAGGTAGCCTTAAGTAATGGCTCTACGAACAAGATCACCAACAATAAGGCACGCCAACAGGTTCTAGGACGTTCATAACCAAATCAAGTTTAATCCAGGAACTCCTCCCCCGTGCCATCTGGCGGATACGACCGGATTTCTCATAGTCCCGTTTAAGTCATGTATTGTATTAAAACAAAACCAACTGTCAACTGACCTGCAGACCCGTACAATCGATCGACGTATTTCTCCCGACCCAGTTCCCCGCTCATCGCTTGTACATATATGTGATAGTCAAACTAGCTAATTCTGGGCGCCTCCGTACTCTTTCGAGTGTTTCACTGCCAGCTCACACTGCCTATGAATCCATAACGCGCCCGGTCAGTATTAAATACTCTTTCAACAAAAAGCAAGAACAGATCTTCTCCTGGGCCTTTTGACTCGGTCGCGACCATTGTTCATCCAAATTCAACCTAGCGATATCAACATACCTATTGAAAGAAAGCATACAGAAATAATGGTTCGTGTCATAACATTTAGATCAATCTCTAGGGCTGAGTAAAGACGAACTGTAGCTAGATCAGCATTCCAAAGTTCGCACCAAGCTGCCAAAGTCCGCGCCCGATTCAACACGTACTGATCCCATACAAAGCAAAGATGCCTTTACTCAACCATCCAGCTGCGACAGACTAGCGACAGACAGAATTGGAGAAGAGCTCAACCCAGATGCATGCATTTGGAGACTATATGCCGAAGAGGCAAAGGAATACGATGGTGAAATGGCCTATGAGAGAAACAAAAATTTGGACACGATGCTCTTATTtgtatgtaatctcatctcATGGGAGACTAAACGCTAATTAAAATACAAAAATCTAGGCTACCTTGTTCTCAGCAATCGTAACTGCATTTCTCATGGAATCCACGGATCTTCTAGAACAGGACTCTTCCGAAGTGTCGACTCAGCTCCTGCTGAAGCTTTTGCATTCTCAGCAGCGTATTGAAATGGGAGTATCTGATTCTACCGCGCCGATTTTCGAGTTGCCCAATTTTGTTCCATCTGCTACTGCCCGGTTGATAAACATACTATGGTTTACGGCTCTAATGATCTCCTTGGGAGCAGCAGTGGTTGCTATACTGGCCAAAGAATGGCTAAGCGCATTTATGTCATATCGCACACGACAGGCACACGAGTATGCGCTGCAGCGCCAGGCTCGTCTGATATCTCTGGATACGTGGAATCTCCTCCCAATCATCGATCTCCTTCCAACATTGTTGAATTTTGCACTTTTTGTGTTCTCCGTCGGGCTAATCGTACGACTGTGGATCCTGGACTTTGTTGTCGCAGCGGTCATCACAACCGTCAGCACTATCGTAGGAGGGATTTATCTCTTCGTTGTTATTTCGGGTGCGGTGAATCCACCAGAGATTTGTCCTTACCAGGCCCGTTTATCTTTCTACATTAGAAGGATGCTTTCACAAAGCCTATTCAGGTTCCTTGGAACAAACCGATGCGCTAGTCCGGGATCACCAAAATTTGTCAAATCAACGGATCTGAGCCTACTCACTTGGCTTCACAATCATTCCAGCGATCCAACTCTGAAAAGCTACGTTACCCAGGCACTCGCCGGTCTCAGGTCATTGAACCTCGGGCTACCAAAATTTTGGTCCACGAGGAAGAAACCTGAGGAGCTGCGTATTATTTATCAAAGAAATTCGCAGATCATTGGTCCCCTATTTGATCTCGGTGCTCAAGCAATAGATCAGCTTCAAATGATGCCTGTTAAAGCTCTCGGTGAGCCCCTGTGTTGCGGGGGTTTAGGCGCGGCAAGACTTGCCATTGGAATCAGTGAAATATACCCACATGCGTTGACATGGCAGCTATGTCTTCCCGAAGAGGCTtaccaaattcaaagaacgCCTCTCATGACTAGCTTGCACACTCGAGAGCTTATTCTCCCGGGAGTTTGGACAAATAGCCCAACGATAGCCTCGCAGCACAGCACTCTGAAACAAAACACACGGCGAAATTCATGCTATTAGCATAGCAAATGTAAGTGGTAAATAGAAGTTAATCGATAAGAAGAACTTAAATTGTATTTCTAGGCACGAAAAATCACAGAAAATATATTCAATGCATTAGACCTAGTTTGGGCCGCAGAATGGCCCGCCTTAACACCCAGCGCCTACGCTTACTTAGTAGCTGCAGAACTCAAGATCGTTAGACATGCTTTGGCATCTTTAAACTCGTACGAGAACGAAAAAACGCGCGCGAGCCAACATCACAAGACGATAGAAATGGTTCCAACCTGTGTCCAAGCCGGACTTCAAAACCTGGACGAAAACAGCCTTCAGCTGCGTTGTAGTTCTGTATTGACGCGTACAGCCCTGGTGCTCAAGTCTAGCGTCAGTCACTTGAAGTCCAAAGGGAGCCAGGAAGTACAGTCGGCAATGATTACCCTAATTCTGGAAGCCACAAAACttatcgcccaggaaaaACCGAGGTCAAGCAACAACACAAGGCGATTTGGGACTCCCGGATACTCAGATACGTTGAACAAGGAAATCTCAATCACGATTATATCCGAGAGTAACACGATGCATCGCATTGGTTGTAAGCGACGGATACGCAATTTCGAACTTATGGAAGTCCTGCTAGAGCTCTGTGGAGATGGGAATACTATGGGCGAATTACCTCTTGAAACCTTCCGGGTTGCTGCTTTCAACTTACTCCTCAATTACTGGCCCGCGTACCTCCGACAGTGGAGAGTGGATGATATTGAGCACTTTACACAATTTCCGTGGAAGATCCAGGACTGGGAGGAAATTCCATTTCAAACTGCACCCTACAGTCCACAAAAACTGTCTGAAATAACAATATACCGATCTATAGTGTTGGCTTCTATCGCTACAAGTCTACACTGGATGTTGGGTAGATGCGACCTGCTTCAGCTTGTCCTCGAACCGTTAGTCTCCGGCTCTAGTATACTGTCGAAATCGATTAGAAAGTTCAAGAGAAACGCCACTCCAAGAGCTCTCATTAACTTCTATCGGTGGCTACCTACGAACGAGGCATTAGAACAGTGTTGTATGGCGATAGATCCTACACCAGCGGACTCCATCCTACCAGCGGACGAGGAAATCCGGTATAAAATATCTTGGTGTATTGCTCGTCTGATAGCAACAACAAGGGCATTTGTCGACGGCACCCGGACTGTGGATATATTTTCTCTGGCACGATTGAAACATTCACATTCGACAGAGCACAAAGGGGCGCGAGTGGACGGGTCATGGAGATTATATATGCGGCATCGCAAGCGGCCGAGCAAGACATTACCGCACCAGTAATAGGAATCCTGCTCGATCAAGTTACCAGTTATATCCCGGAAGTCTCTTCGGATTGTCATTTCTGCCTGTCCAGTTTCACAGGAGGCCGGGGATTTTATATATTTCAAAAGTAGGATTGGCCGAACCAGGTCGTGCAACTGCAATAGCTACTGTGCGAGTGGTTATGTCGCAACTACGAGCTACTGGATTTCACGTAGACAAAAAGCCATTCCTCCACTTTTTGACGCTCTGTGCCTCGTATGCGATTCACTAAAGACTTGGGTACCTGAGTCTTTTATCCAGGACGTTATCTTTCAACTG
This genomic interval from Rhizoctonia solani chromosome 11, complete sequence contains the following:
- a CDS encoding U3 small nucleolar RNA-associated protein 10, with amino-acid sequence MLDQHSKVRTKLPKSAPDSTRTDPIQSKDAFTQPSSCDRLATDRIGEELNPDACIWRLYAEEAKEYDGEMAYERNKNLDTMLLFATLFSAIVTAFLMESTDLLEQDSSEVSTQLLLKLLHSQQRIEMGVSDSTAPIFELPNFVPSATARLINILWFTALMISLGAAVVAILAKEWLSAFMSYRTRQAHEYALQRQARLISLDTWNLLPIIDLLPTLLNFALFVFSVGLIVRLWILDFVVAAVITTVSTIVGGIYLFVVISGAVNPPEICPYQARLSFYIRRMLSQSLFRFLGTNRCASPGSPKFVKSTDLSLLTWLHNHSSDPTLKSYVTQALAGLRSLNLGLPKFWSTRKKPEELRIIYQRNSQIIGPLFDLGAQAIDQLQMMPVKALVWAAEWPALTPSAYAYLVAAELKIVRHALASLNSYENEKTRASQHHKTIEMVPTCVQAGLQNLDENSLQLRCSSVLTRTALVLKSSVSHLKSKGSQEVQSAMITLILEATKLIAQEKPRSSNNTRRFGTPGYSDTLNKEISITIISESNTMHRIGCKRRIRNFELMEVLLELCGDGNTMGELPLETFRVAAFNLLLNYWPAYLRQWRVDDIEHFTQFPWKIQDWEEIPFQTAPYSPQKLSEITIYRSIVLASIATSLHWMLGRCDLLQLVLEPLVSGSSILSKSIRKFKRNATPRALINFYRWLPTNEALEQCCMAIDPTPADSILPADEEIRYKISWCIARLIATTRAFVDGTRTVDIFSLARLKHSHSTEHKGARVDGSWRLYMRHRKRPSKTLPHQ